The Ammoniphilus sp. CFH 90114 genome contains a region encoding:
- the rarD gene encoding EamA family transporter RarD, which produces MNREVTGIWYAVAAYASWGLLPLYWKALQQIPSGEILAHRILWSFVFVSMILFLMKRWKSFKEVLFQPSVRLGIFASGFLISANWFTYIWAVNNNHVIEASLGYYINPLLSFCLGMLVLKERLHFWQLVSIALAAIGVIIITVEFGKIPWVAFSLALTFAFYGLAKKLTKVDSMISLALETTIVAPLAILYLSFLQWNGSGALGTVTMGEHFLLFGAGIVTALPLLWFAQAAKRISLTTIGFIQYLSPSIGLLLGIFLYKEPFTTAHIISFSFIWAALLLYSISSTKFMVQITPKFQRKL; this is translated from the coding sequence ATGAATAGAGAAGTAACAGGAATTTGGTATGCTGTAGCTGCCTACGCTTCTTGGGGACTATTGCCCCTCTATTGGAAGGCTCTTCAGCAGATTCCTTCGGGGGAGATCTTGGCCCATCGAATTCTTTGGTCCTTTGTTTTTGTGTCTATGATTCTGTTCTTAATGAAAAGATGGAAGTCGTTTAAGGAGGTCCTTTTTCAACCTTCTGTAAGGTTGGGAATCTTTGCTAGTGGCTTTCTTATCAGTGCGAATTGGTTTACGTATATTTGGGCTGTTAACAATAATCACGTCATTGAAGCTAGTTTAGGATATTATATTAATCCCTTACTTTCTTTTTGTTTGGGAATGTTGGTGTTAAAAGAGAGACTGCACTTTTGGCAACTTGTTTCCATAGCCTTGGCTGCAATTGGAGTAATCATTATCACCGTTGAATTCGGAAAGATTCCATGGGTTGCCTTTTCATTAGCTCTGACCTTTGCTTTCTATGGCTTGGCGAAGAAATTAACGAAAGTGGATTCCATGATTAGTCTAGCATTAGAGACGACGATTGTCGCTCCATTGGCTATCCTTTATCTTTCTTTTCTTCAGTGGAATGGCTCGGGAGCATTAGGCACAGTAACGATGGGTGAGCATTTTTTACTTTTTGGTGCGGGGATTGTCACAGCTCTACCTCTCCTGTGGTTTGCTCAAGCTGCAAAACGAATCTCCTTGACAACCATTGGTTTCATCCAATACCTGTCTCCAAGCATAGGCTTGCTGCTCGGAATCTTTCTTTATAAAGAACCGTTCACAACGGCACACATTATCAGTTTCTCCTTTATTTGGGCTGCATTACTCTTATACTCGATCTCATCCACTAAATTTATGGTTCAGATCACCCCAAAATTTCAACGAAAACTGTAG